A stretch of Paenibacillus peoriae DNA encodes these proteins:
- the cmpA gene encoding cortex morphogenetic protein CmpA yields the protein MPQWLSNQLMRAFYKKDRRQIKLLNDCWFFYHKAPGVEFDANNG from the coding sequence TTGCCTCAATGGCTCAGCAATCAGCTCATGCGGGCCTTTTACAAAAAGGACCGGCGCCAAATTAAACTGTTGAACGATTGTTGGTTTTTTTATCATAAAGCACCTGGCGTGGAGTTCGATGCCAACAACGGGTAA
- the kdpB gene encoding potassium-transporting ATPase subunit KdpB, whose amino-acid sequence MKEQRKHMLDRSILKHAIKDSFIKLNPMMMMKNPVMFVVEIGTLVVLLMLLFPGYFGTDKEIGFNLAVFVILLFTLLFANFAEALAEGRGKAQAASLKKSKQDTQANKLVGNDIQVVSSTELRKGDVVIVSQGEMIPSDGEVIEGLASVDESAITGESAPVIKESGGDFCSVTGGTRVVSDRIKVRITTEPGETFIDKMISLVEGAQRQKTPNEIALNTLLISLTIIFLIVVVTLAPIARHFNIDLPVPVLISLLVCLIPTTIGGLLSAIGIAGMDRVTQFNVLAMSGKAVEASGDINTMILDKTGTITFGNRMASEFVPVEGVEKAELVKWAATSSMKDETPEGRSVLELMRKQEHTLDESLAAGGTFIEFKAETRMSGLDLADGRKVRKGAVDSVRQWIVSQNGSVPADLEEKANQVASEGGTPLAVALDDQIYGIIYLKDTVKPGMKERFDQLREMGIRTIMCTGDNPLTAATIAREAGVDDFVAESKPEDKIAVIRREQEQGKLVAMTGDGTNDAPALAQADVGLAMNSGTVAAKEAANMVDLDSDPSKIIEVVAIGKQLLMTRGALTTFSIANDVAKYFAIIPAMFMLAIPQMGALNVMGLGSPLSAILSALIFNAVIIPLLIPLAMKGVKYKPMSSDRLLGRNLLIYGLGGMVVPFVGIKAIDLLVHLWI is encoded by the coding sequence ATGAAGGAACAACGCAAACACATGCTGGACAGAAGCATCTTGAAGCATGCGATCAAGGATAGCTTTATAAAATTAAATCCGATGATGATGATGAAAAATCCTGTCATGTTCGTCGTGGAGATCGGTACATTGGTCGTGCTGCTAATGTTACTGTTTCCCGGTTATTTTGGAACTGACAAGGAAATAGGCTTTAACCTGGCCGTGTTTGTTATTCTGTTGTTTACGTTGCTTTTTGCCAACTTTGCCGAAGCGCTCGCGGAGGGGCGGGGTAAGGCACAAGCTGCCTCTTTAAAAAAATCCAAGCAGGATACGCAAGCTAACAAGCTCGTCGGAAATGACATTCAGGTGGTTAGCTCAACCGAGTTGCGTAAGGGGGACGTAGTTATTGTCTCCCAGGGTGAAATGATTCCAAGCGATGGTGAGGTCATTGAAGGTTTGGCTTCGGTGGATGAATCTGCAATTACGGGAGAATCGGCTCCGGTCATCAAGGAATCGGGTGGTGATTTTTGCTCGGTAACCGGCGGAACGCGAGTGGTTAGTGACCGGATTAAGGTGCGGATTACGACAGAGCCGGGCGAGACATTTATTGATAAAATGATTTCGCTCGTGGAAGGCGCTCAGCGGCAAAAAACGCCGAATGAGATTGCGCTGAACACTTTGCTGATTAGCTTGACGATTATTTTTCTAATTGTGGTGGTTACGCTAGCGCCGATTGCCCGTCATTTTAACATTGATTTGCCTGTTCCTGTGCTGATTTCGTTGCTAGTCTGTCTGATTCCAACCACGATTGGAGGACTGTTGTCAGCCATCGGGATTGCCGGTATGGACCGGGTCACCCAGTTTAATGTGCTAGCCATGTCAGGCAAGGCGGTAGAAGCTTCTGGGGATATCAACACGATGATTCTGGATAAAACAGGTACAATCACCTTCGGGAACCGGATGGCGAGTGAATTCGTGCCTGTAGAGGGCGTGGAGAAGGCAGAGCTAGTGAAGTGGGCAGCGACTAGCTCTATGAAGGATGAGACGCCAGAGGGTCGCTCGGTTCTCGAGTTGATGCGCAAACAGGAGCATACGTTGGATGAATCCTTGGCGGCAGGTGGAACCTTTATCGAATTCAAGGCGGAGACCCGGATGAGTGGTCTGGATCTGGCCGATGGACGAAAGGTACGCAAGGGCGCAGTGGATTCCGTTCGGCAATGGATCGTATCGCAAAATGGCAGTGTTCCAGCCGATCTGGAGGAAAAAGCGAATCAGGTAGCCTCTGAAGGAGGTACACCGTTGGCAGTCGCGCTAGATGATCAGATATACGGTATTATTTATTTAAAGGATACAGTGAAGCCAGGCATGAAGGAACGGTTTGATCAGCTCCGGGAAATGGGTATCCGTACGATCATGTGTACCGGAGATAATCCGCTGACAGCAGCTACAATTGCTCGAGAAGCGGGTGTGGACGACTTTGTAGCTGAGAGCAAGCCGGAGGACAAAATCGCGGTTATCCGACGTGAGCAGGAACAGGGTAAGCTGGTTGCCATGACTGGAGACGGCACCAATGATGCACCTGCGTTGGCGCAAGCCGATGTAGGTCTTGCCATGAATAGCGGCACAGTCGCGGCCAAAGAAGCGGCTAATATGGTGGACTTGGATTCCGATCCGTCCAAAATTATTGAGGTGGTCGCGATCGGCAAGCAGCTGCTTATGACGCGCGGAGCATTGACAACGTTCAGCATTGCGAACGATGTTGCCAAATATTTTGCCATCATCCCGGCGATGTTCATGCTAGCCATTCCACAAATGGGCGCTTTGAACGTCATGGGGCTTGGCTCCCCGCTGTCGGCTATTTTGTCGGCGTTGATCTTTAACGCGGTTATTATTCCGCTTTTGATTCCGCTGGCCATGAAGGGCGTGAAGTATAAGCCGATGAGCTCGGATCGCCTGCTGGGACGGAATTTGCTGATTTACGGTCTGGGCGGTATGGTCGTACCGTTTGTCGGTATAAAGGCCATTGATTTGCTGGTGCATTTGTGGATTTAG
- a CDS encoding MarR family winged helix-turn-helix transcriptional regulator codes for MDTQLLGNISENILGLFPIVKKKFFTYGPLDFPLHLSPNNFQVLMLLREVRSSTVSDLSKQLNVSRPNMTPLLDKLVEHGLADRQSCDSDRRVVNVAITQEGDAFCEQVFHTFSNKIQERLVYLPEEDLLHLSETLNELKHILLKIDNSAT; via the coding sequence ATGGACACTCAACTGTTAGGAAATATATCAGAAAATATTTTGGGCTTGTTTCCGATTGTGAAGAAGAAATTTTTCACCTACGGTCCGCTCGATTTCCCATTACACTTGTCGCCTAATAACTTTCAGGTGCTAATGCTCCTGCGTGAAGTACGTTCGTCTACGGTATCAGATTTGTCCAAACAGCTCAATGTCTCACGTCCGAACATGACTCCTCTTCTGGACAAACTGGTGGAGCATGGGTTGGCTGACCGCCAGTCGTGTGATTCGGATCGCAGAGTCGTGAATGTGGCGATTACACAGGAAGGCGATGCTTTTTGTGAACAGGTATTTCATACCTTCTCCAATAAAATTCAAGAAAGACTGGTGTATCTGCCAGAAGAAGATTTATTGCATCTGAGTGAAACTTTGAATGAATTGAAGCATATTTTACTTAAAATCGACAACTCTGCTACGTGA
- a CDS encoding Cof-type HAD-IIB family hydrolase, which yields MKLFAIDMDGTLLNEEGKISKVNAEAIRQAQKQGVQVTIATGRAAYDAWTKLEEAELITPVIGANGATVHDVHRRQLTSTPMGRSETFEVLSWLHDNDFYYEVMTDRAIYSPQNGHQLLAVEMDRLLSANPDISLDTLLHAAEKQYEQTGHTRIASYEDIPLDVEIYNVLCFSFDQAKLDRGRERYQSFQGLNMVISSDRNFEVEHKDASKGNALRYLANHLSIPMQEAVAIGDSYNDISMLTMAGRGIAMGNAKDDIKAVCSEVTLTNTEDGVAHALLNILKTVEADTVK from the coding sequence ATGAAACTGTTTGCGATTGATATGGATGGAACACTGCTGAACGAGGAAGGAAAAATAAGCAAAGTGAACGCGGAGGCTATACGCCAAGCACAAAAGCAAGGCGTTCAGGTGACAATTGCCACTGGTAGAGCCGCTTATGACGCCTGGACAAAGCTAGAGGAAGCAGAACTTATAACTCCCGTCATTGGAGCAAACGGCGCAACCGTACACGATGTGCATCGTCGTCAGTTAACCTCTACTCCTATGGGCCGCAGTGAAACGTTTGAAGTGCTGAGCTGGCTGCACGATAACGACTTTTACTATGAGGTCATGACAGACCGCGCTATTTATTCTCCACAAAACGGACATCAGCTACTTGCTGTTGAAATGGATCGATTGCTGAGCGCCAACCCGGATATTTCGCTGGATACATTATTACACGCAGCCGAAAAACAATATGAACAGACCGGACATACCCGCATCGCTTCATATGAGGACATTCCACTGGATGTAGAGATTTATAACGTGCTCTGTTTCTCCTTTGATCAAGCCAAATTGGATCGGGGCCGTGAGCGTTACCAAAGTTTTCAGGGCCTGAACATGGTCATCTCTTCAGACCGTAACTTTGAAGTCGAGCATAAGGACGCGTCTAAAGGTAATGCATTGCGTTATCTGGCGAATCATCTGAGCATTCCCATGCAGGAAGCTGTAGCGATTGGGGACAGTTACAACGATATCTCCATGCTGACAATGGCAGGAAGAGGCATTGCCATGGGCAATGCAAAAGACGACATTAAGGCCGTCTGCTCCGAAGTGACTCTGACTAATACGGAAGATGGCGTCGCTCATGCTCTGTTGAACATACTTAAGACAGTTGAGGCTGACACTGTGAAATAG
- a CDS encoding helix-turn-helix domain-containing protein, translated as MQSIYHRIEELIKERGMTKKAFCQQLGISTGNFGDWKRGKTTPGTNKLIEIASFFDASLDWIMLGRDIQGEVLKESQDPYFFDASGQLNCQEEPLSEAERNFILEYIEFTRFRKEKNQRNSTMG; from the coding sequence ATGCAATCTATTTACCATCGCATCGAGGAACTCATCAAGGAACGGGGAATGACGAAAAAGGCGTTCTGCCAGCAGTTAGGCATTAGTACAGGGAACTTCGGGGATTGGAAAAGAGGAAAAACGACGCCGGGCACGAATAAACTCATTGAAATCGCTTCTTTTTTTGATGCGAGTCTGGACTGGATTATGCTGGGTCGAGATATACAGGGTGAGGTGCTAAAGGAGTCGCAAGACCCTTATTTTTTTGACGCTTCAGGGCAACTGAATTGCCAGGAGGAACCGCTTAGTGAGGCGGAAAGAAATTTTATACTTGAGTATATTGAATTTACCCGCTTTCGTAAAGAGAAAAACCAGCGCAATTCTACTATGGGGTAA
- the kdpC gene encoding potassium-transporting ATPase subunit KdpC: MSGFYRMMSGRRFAAHEKAESGGQGHNKHTGTGTVSEGKPERQEMRGSTVIGVALRTSVLMILLCGLAYPLASTGIAQVLFPQQANGSMLRDAEERVVGSELIGQSFTDSAFFQGRVSSVDYNGVGSGSSNYAPSNPALIQRVKDSIADWQKHNPDVPVSQVPVDLITNSGSGLDPHISPQAAWVQIPRISGLTGIPQDQLRALVQEQTEGRNAGVFGEPRVNVLKLNLALEAQMKVEPAKR, from the coding sequence ATGAGTGGTTTTTATCGGATGATGTCTGGACGCAGATTTGCTGCACACGAAAAAGCTGAATCTGGCGGACAAGGTCATAACAAACATACAGGGACCGGGACTGTGTCGGAAGGAAAACCGGAGAGACAAGAGATGCGAGGAAGTACAGTTATTGGAGTGGCTTTGCGAACTTCGGTGCTGATGATTCTCTTGTGCGGTTTGGCATATCCGCTAGCCAGTACAGGAATAGCGCAGGTTCTGTTTCCGCAGCAAGCAAACGGCAGTATGCTTCGTGACGCGGAGGAGCGGGTGGTCGGCTCCGAACTGATTGGGCAGTCTTTCACTGATTCGGCGTTTTTTCAAGGTCGGGTATCGAGCGTTGATTATAATGGGGTTGGTTCAGGCTCTAGTAACTACGCACCGTCGAATCCGGCCTTGATACAGCGAGTCAAGGACTCTATTGCGGATTGGCAGAAGCATAACCCGGATGTGCCTGTTAGTCAGGTTCCGGTGGACCTGATTACGAACTCCGGCTCCGGTCTGGACCCACACATCTCGCCACAGGCGGCATGGGTGCAAATTCCGCGCATTAGCGGCTTGACGGGTATCCCGCAGGATCAACTGAGAGCACTGGTGCAGGAGCAGACAGAAGGCCGCAACGCCGGCGTGTTCGGCGAGCCGCGTGTCAACGTGCTCAAGCTAAATCTTGCGCTTGAGGCGCAAATGAAGGTAGAGCCTGCCAAGCGTTGA
- the kdpA gene encoding potassium-transporting ATPase subunit KdpA encodes MELLQIGIVIVILLLLVKPMGTYMYHVFSNEPNRTDRIFGRTEKLIYKVVGLKKVESMRWTTYVMSFIATNVVLVAISYLLLRLQGMLPGNPAGNSNMEASLAFNTVISFMTNTNLQHYSGESGLTYLTQMAFVTMMMFTSAASGFSVAAAFMRGLTRRGEGMGNFFQDFIKAIIRIFLPLAFVLTLVLVGLKIPQTLQPTADLTTLSGTQQQISMGPIASLESIKHLGTNGGGYAGANSAHPFENPSPWTNVLEILAMWVMPASLPYTFGLFARNRKQGWIIFSSMMVLFLIFLSITYVSEKTGNPLIQTLGVDASQGSMEGKEVRFGIGQSALFTAVTTAATTGSVNNMHDTLTPLGGMAALGEMMLNVIFGGKGVGLMNMLMYAILGVFICGLMVGRTPEFMGRKIEGKEMKLIAIAILVHPFLILAPTALAFMSHWGYDAVTNPGYHGLTQVLYEYASSAANNGSGFEGLSDNNVFWNVTTGMVMFFGRYVSMIALLAVAASLNAKAPTPVTTGTLRTDNKLFGAILIGVVLLIGALTFLPVIVLGPVAEFLTM; translated from the coding sequence ATGGAGCTGCTTCAAATTGGAATTGTGATCGTTATATTGCTGCTCTTGGTAAAGCCAATGGGTACATATATGTATCATGTATTCTCGAATGAACCGAATCGGACGGATCGGATTTTTGGCAGAACAGAAAAGCTGATTTATAAGGTAGTAGGCTTGAAGAAAGTGGAGAGCATGCGTTGGACTACGTATGTTATGAGTTTCATTGCTACGAACGTCGTGCTTGTGGCAATCAGCTACTTGCTGTTGCGTTTACAGGGAATGCTTCCCGGTAATCCGGCTGGAAACAGTAATATGGAAGCATCACTAGCTTTTAATACGGTAATCAGCTTTATGACGAATACGAATCTCCAACATTATAGCGGAGAAAGCGGGCTTACGTATCTGACACAGATGGCGTTCGTCACGATGATGATGTTCACTTCGGCTGCTTCCGGTTTTTCGGTTGCTGCGGCTTTTATGAGAGGATTGACGCGGCGCGGTGAAGGGATGGGCAATTTCTTTCAAGATTTTATTAAAGCTATTATAAGGATTTTCCTGCCGCTGGCCTTTGTGCTTACGCTGGTGCTGGTGGGATTGAAGATACCACAGACGCTACAGCCTACGGCGGATCTTACGACGCTGAGCGGAACACAACAGCAAATTTCTATGGGACCCATTGCTTCTCTGGAGTCCATCAAGCATTTGGGGACGAACGGGGGCGGTTATGCGGGAGCTAACTCTGCGCATCCTTTTGAAAATCCAAGTCCTTGGACGAACGTGCTGGAAATTTTGGCAATGTGGGTAATGCCGGCTTCGTTGCCGTATACCTTTGGATTGTTTGCCCGTAATCGTAAGCAGGGCTGGATTATTTTTAGCTCCATGATGGTATTGTTTCTAATTTTTCTATCCATTACGTATGTGTCTGAGAAGACAGGTAATCCGTTAATCCAGACACTGGGTGTGGATGCTTCTCAGGGAAGCATGGAAGGGAAAGAGGTTCGTTTCGGTATTGGGCAATCGGCTTTATTCACTGCGGTCACAACAGCGGCAACGACAGGTTCGGTCAATAATATGCATGATACACTAACCCCGCTAGGTGGCATGGCTGCTTTGGGAGAAATGATGCTAAACGTCATTTTTGGCGGCAAGGGTGTCGGGCTGATGAATATGCTGATGTATGCGATTCTGGGTGTGTTTATATGCGGACTGATGGTCGGGAGAACTCCGGAATTTATGGGAAGGAAAATTGAAGGCAAGGAAATGAAGCTGATCGCCATTGCCATTTTGGTACATCCGTTTCTCATTCTCGCCCCAACTGCGCTTGCGTTTATGAGTCATTGGGGATATGATGCGGTCACTAACCCTGGCTATCACGGGTTGACTCAGGTGCTCTATGAATATGCGTCATCTGCCGCAAATAATGGTTCGGGGTTTGAAGGTCTTTCAGATAACAACGTATTCTGGAATGTAACAACGGGGATGGTTATGTTCTTCGGGCGATATGTATCTATGATTGCATTGTTGGCTGTGGCGGCTTCGTTGAATGCCAAAGCGCCGACTCCGGTGACGACGGGGACACTGCGCACGGACAACAAGTTATTTGGAGCCATTCTGATCGGAGTCGTGCTGCTGATTGGTGCGTTGACCTTTTTACCTGTCATCGTATTGGGACCTGTTGCTGAATTTTTGACCATGTGA
- a CDS encoding SprT family protein has product MESKSLNNSMNHSMSHSMSNEELQEWVERISLESFGVPFRHQATFNVRLSSTGGRYFMKSHHIEINPHQLAAYGRSEVEKIIKHELCHYHLHLRGMGYQHRDADFKAWLARVGGSRHCQTLPGRTERKPQPYRYKLVCVSCKQEYMRKRKMNPQRYRCGKCGGKLRLLALDGTP; this is encoded by the coding sequence ATGGAGTCCAAGTCCCTGAACAATTCAATGAACCATTCAATGAGCCATTCTATGAGTAATGAAGAGCTTCAAGAATGGGTAGAGCGCATTTCGCTGGAGAGCTTCGGTGTGCCGTTTCGACATCAAGCCACCTTTAATGTACGTCTGTCTTCCACAGGCGGTAGGTATTTTATGAAAAGTCATCATATTGAAATTAATCCACATCAACTCGCAGCTTACGGACGTTCTGAGGTGGAGAAAATTATTAAGCATGAGCTGTGCCATTATCATTTACATTTGCGCGGGATGGGCTATCAGCATCGAGATGCTGACTTCAAAGCATGGTTGGCCCGTGTAGGAGGAAGCAGGCATTGTCAGACTCTGCCGGGAAGAACGGAACGTAAGCCTCAGCCTTATCGTTACAAGCTAGTATGCGTTTCCTGTAAACAGGAGTATATGCGCAAGCGTAAGATGAATCCTCAGCGATATCGCTGTGGGAAATGTGGAGGTAAGCTTCGCCTGTTGGCACTTGACGGCACCCCCTGA
- a CDS encoding organic hydroperoxide resistance protein: protein MEALYTASATVHGGRDGSVASSDGVLKHKLSTPKELGGAGGEATNPEQLFAAGYGACYESALANVARKAKVKVDNVEVTSHVSIGKDPSDGGFQLAVRLDVKIPGIERALAEDLARQAHDFCPYSKATRGNIDVELNVI from the coding sequence ATGGAAGCATTATACACAGCATCAGCAACGGTACATGGTGGAAGAGACGGTTCAGTCGCTTCATCCGATGGAGTTTTGAAGCATAAGCTCAGCACGCCGAAGGAACTGGGTGGCGCAGGTGGAGAAGCTACGAATCCAGAGCAATTGTTTGCGGCAGGCTATGGTGCCTGCTATGAGAGCGCATTGGCTAATGTGGCCCGGAAGGCTAAGGTGAAGGTGGACAATGTTGAGGTCACTAGCCACGTATCTATCGGCAAGGATCCAAGCGATGGCGGCTTCCAGCTGGCGGTACGTCTGGATGTGAAAATACCCGGTATTGAACGCGCCCTGGCCGAAGATTTGGCACGCCAAGCGCATGATTTTTGTCCGTACTCCAAAGCAACACGCGGTAACATTGATGTCGAGCTTAATGTCATTTGA
- a CDS encoding glutathione peroxidase, with amino-acid sequence MTVYEYDAQTLQGKQIPLSTFEGNVLLIVNTASKCGLTPQYKALQELYDQYHEQGLEILGFPSNQFAKQEPGSNEEISEFCQINYGVTFPMFAKTDVNGDQAHPLFRYLTQTAPGVLGSKAIKWNFTKFLITREGNVFKRYAPQTTPDKLAGDIEKLLQQN; translated from the coding sequence ATGACCGTTTATGAATATGATGCGCAAACCCTGCAAGGGAAACAAATTCCGTTATCCACATTTGAAGGGAACGTTCTGCTTATCGTGAACACTGCCAGCAAATGTGGGTTAACCCCCCAATACAAAGCGCTACAAGAGCTATATGACCAGTATCATGAACAGGGGCTCGAAATTTTGGGATTTCCCAGCAACCAGTTTGCCAAACAAGAGCCAGGTTCCAATGAGGAGATCTCCGAGTTTTGCCAGATCAATTATGGTGTCACCTTTCCGATGTTCGCCAAGACAGATGTCAATGGCGATCAAGCACACCCCTTATTTCGCTACCTGACCCAAACAGCTCCGGGGGTATTAGGGTCCAAAGCGATCAAATGGAATTTCACTAAATTCTTAATTACAAGAGAAGGTAACGTATTTAAGCGCTATGCACCGCAAACCACGCCAGATAAGCTGGCGGGAGATATAGAGAAGCTTTTGCAGCAAAACTGA
- a CDS encoding potassium-transporting ATPase subunit F, translating into MIVILGLTAIVFMYLIYALLNPEKF; encoded by the coding sequence ATGATCGTTATACTCGGGCTTACGGCTATTGTGTTTATGTATTTAATCTACGCACTCCTGAACCCTGAAAAGTTCTAG
- a CDS encoding DeoR/GlpR family DNA-binding transcription regulator translates to MYQEERMLKIVDYLQLHKRISVDDICEIFNVSRDTARRDLVKLEEHQKIIRTRGGALLPKLHHDPIGNYNERLLTVSEEKQVIGQLAANMVRDRDRIILDSSTTVQACAERLNVQECSVITNSINQADVLSGKDGVSIHLLGGRLQKEHRYVYGSSVIATLSHYFVDKAFIGIGGISSHGLSLIHEEDGMLKHQMMKQADQVIILADHSKFGINFPYRFADLSEVNIVITDRLPEPAMLEILQHHDIEVVVPS, encoded by the coding sequence ATGTATCAGGAAGAACGAATGTTAAAAATCGTTGATTACTTACAGCTTCACAAGCGTATTTCGGTGGATGATATTTGTGAAATTTTTAATGTTTCACGGGATACGGCCCGTCGAGACCTGGTAAAACTTGAGGAGCATCAAAAAATTATTCGCACCCGCGGCGGCGCCCTTCTCCCTAAACTGCATCACGATCCAATTGGAAATTATAACGAAAGACTGCTTACTGTATCTGAGGAGAAACAAGTGATCGGACAATTGGCTGCCAACATGGTACGAGATAGGGATCGTATTATATTGGATTCCTCTACCACCGTACAGGCGTGTGCAGAAAGACTGAATGTGCAGGAATGTTCGGTTATCACCAATTCAATTAATCAGGCCGACGTACTATCTGGAAAAGACGGTGTCTCCATTCATCTGTTGGGAGGCCGCCTGCAAAAAGAGCACCGGTATGTATATGGCTCGTCCGTAATCGCCACTTTGTCTCACTATTTTGTAGACAAAGCTTTTATCGGGATTGGAGGCATATCATCCCACGGACTAAGCCTGATTCATGAAGAAGACGGTATGCTGAAGCATCAGATGATGAAACAGGCGGATCAGGTGATCATCCTTGCGGACCATTCGAAATTCGGAATTAATTTCCCGTATCGTTTTGCTGATTTATCTGAAGTTAATATCGTGATCACCGATCGCTTGCCAGAACCAGCAATGCTGGAAATTTTGCAACATCATGATATTGAAGTTGTTGTCCCCTCATAA
- a CDS encoding helix-turn-helix domain-containing protein: protein MGDQTIYQRIEALIKDRGMTKKAFCEKLKISSGNLGDWRRGKTTPGTTHLIQISDFFNVSLDWLMKGIKPGEGVLQEQKAAYFFGVMGPLNCQAEDLETEEQNFILEYVEFAKYRKQKSEKDKTKPE from the coding sequence TTGGGAGATCAAACTATTTATCAGCGGATTGAAGCTTTGATTAAAGATCGGGGAATGACCAAGAAGGCATTTTGTGAAAAACTTAAAATCAGTTCAGGGAATCTCGGTGATTGGAGAAGGGGGAAAACAACGCCGGGTACCACTCATTTAATTCAGATTTCGGACTTTTTTAATGTATCGCTCGATTGGTTAATGAAAGGGATTAAGCCGGGAGAAGGCGTACTTCAGGAGCAGAAGGCTGCTTATTTTTTTGGAGTGATGGGGCCACTGAATTGCCAGGCAGAGGATCTTGAGACGGAAGAACAGAATTTTATTTTAGAATATGTTGAATTTGCGAAATATCGTAAACAAAAAAGTGAGAAGGATAAAACAAAGCCGGAATGA
- a CDS encoding Nramp family divalent metal transporter, with protein sequence MKNTKGNFAEIASLSEVNRSLSVPKDGTWFRKFLAFAGPGYMVAVGYMDPGNWATDIAGGSKFGYTLLSVILISNLMAILLQALSGKLGIATGKDLAQMCRDAYSRPVAIGLWLLCEIAIAAMDLAEVIGSAIALKLLFGLPLLYGVIITAFDVMLILLLQNKGFRALETLVIVLMATIAGCFGINLILAQPEWGGVLGGFVPDSQILTNPSMLYIAIGIMGATVMPHNLYLHSSIVQTRKFEQTSAGKREAITFATWDSSIALMFALFINAAILIVAAAVFHTAGRTDVAEISDAYYLLSPLLGTTLASILFGVALLASGQNSTVTGTLAGQIVMEGFLNLRLSPWLRRLVTRLIAIIPAVIVTAIAGEKGAEELLVLSQVILSIQLPFAIIPLLLFTSDKKIMGEFANKMWQKVLTWIVTAIIIILNVVLIIQTISG encoded by the coding sequence ATGAAAAATACAAAGGGTAACTTCGCGGAAATCGCTTCACTGTCGGAAGTGAATCGTTCCTTGAGCGTCCCAAAAGACGGGACCTGGTTTCGGAAGTTTCTTGCCTTTGCTGGACCCGGCTATATGGTCGCAGTCGGCTATATGGACCCCGGCAACTGGGCCACAGACATCGCCGGCGGATCAAAATTCGGCTACACGCTGCTTAGTGTCATTCTAATCTCCAACCTAATGGCCATCCTGCTGCAAGCCTTATCTGGCAAGCTTGGCATTGCCACAGGTAAAGATTTGGCTCAAATGTGCCGTGATGCCTACAGTCGTCCTGTCGCGATCGGCTTATGGCTCTTGTGCGAAATTGCCATAGCAGCCATGGATTTAGCCGAGGTCATCGGTTCAGCCATTGCGCTGAAGTTGCTGTTTGGTCTACCGTTACTATACGGAGTTATCATTACCGCATTTGATGTTATGCTCATTTTACTGCTGCAAAACAAAGGCTTTCGGGCATTGGAAACCCTCGTCATTGTACTGATGGCGACGATTGCCGGCTGTTTTGGCATTAATCTCATTTTGGCACAACCGGAATGGGGCGGCGTATTGGGTGGCTTTGTACCAGACTCGCAAATTTTGACGAATCCAAGCATGCTGTATATTGCTATCGGTATTATGGGTGCTACCGTAATGCCGCATAACCTGTATCTGCATTCTTCTATTGTACAAACTCGCAAATTTGAGCAGACTTCAGCAGGTAAACGGGAAGCTATTACATTTGCAACTTGGGATTCCAGTATAGCGCTGATGTTCGCATTATTTATTAATGCCGCCATCTTGATCGTGGCAGCTGCTGTATTCCATACGGCAGGAAGAACAGATGTAGCCGAAATTAGCGATGCCTACTATCTGCTTTCGCCCCTACTGGGAACCACACTGGCGAGCATACTATTTGGGGTAGCGTTACTGGCCTCTGGTCAAAACTCGACCGTAACAGGCACTTTAGCCGGGCAAATCGTGATGGAGGGCTTTTTGAATCTTCGTCTTTCACCTTGGTTGCGTCGTCTGGTGACCCGCCTCATCGCGATCATTCCAGCGGTTATCGTCACTGCCATCGCAGGGGAAAAAGGTGCGGAGGAACTGCTTGTGCTGAGCCAGGTCATCCTATCCATCCAGCTTCCCTTTGCCATCATTCCATTACTGCTCTTTACCAGCGACAAAAAGATTATGGGTGAATTCGCAAATAAAATGTGGCAAAAAGTACTAACCTGGATCGTGACCGCTATCATCATTATCTTGAATGTAGTGCTCATCATCCAAACGATTTCAGGTTAA